The genomic DNA CCTCCAGGAAGAGCCGCGTCCGGCCGCCCGTCATCCGGTGCTCGATTACGCGGGCATAGATGAGGGTGGCCAGGGCGATGCCCGTGGTGGCCACGGCGCCCAGGTAGAAGCCGGCCCCGGCAGCCAGGCCGATGGCGGCCACCACCCACAGGCTGGCGGCGGTAGTCAGCCCCCGGACCGTCACCCCTTCCCGCAGGATGGTGCCGGCTCCCAGGAAGCCGATGCCGCTGACCACCTGGGCGGCGATGCGCCCCGGGTCGGCGGCGCCGGCGGGACCGACCCCCACCATGCTGGTGGAGACGATCATGATCAAGGTGGCGCCCACACCCACCAGCATGTGGGTGCGCAGCCCCGCCGGCCGCTGGAGGGTTTCCCGCTCCCAGCCGATGAGGCCCGACAGCAGGACCCCCGCCAGCAGCCGGAGGCCTATGTCCAGCCATTCCCAAGTCATGACTCAGCCTCCTTCTGCCGCCCCTCGGGCTTCCCCGCCAGGCCCCGGCGCAGCAGGCGCCGGGTGGCCCGGGCCCGGGCCCGCATCCGGGCCTTGACGGGAGCAGGCACTTCCAGCAGCTCCCGGGCGATTTCCCCTTGGGTGAAGCGGAGAATCTCCCAGTACATCTTTAGTCGGGCCAGGAAGCCCCGTAGAATGCCCAGCTTCTCTTCCTTGGTGCGGTGGGTCAGGTTGGGCAGGGTCACGTGGGCTACAGGAATGTGGTGCTCCTTGATGTGGCGGGTGAGGGCCATCTCCACGCCGAAGCGGGCCATTTCCAGGCCCGACACCCCCAGGAGCACGTCCCGGTGCACC from Sphingobacteriaceae bacterium includes the following:
- a CDS encoding MgtC/SapB family protein, which gives rise to MTWEWLDIGLRLLAGVLLSGLIGWERETLQRPAGLRTHMLVGVGATLIMIVSTSMVGVGPAGAADPGRIAAQVVSGIGFLGAGTILREGVTVRGLTTAASLWVVAAIGLAAGAGFYLGAVATTGIALATLIYARVIEHRMTGGRTRLFLEVRDGTGALGEIASVLGQHQIDIRQVEIRNSEDPGNVILFFSVMAPSQQATLAAMEDLSSLDSVLSLQLD